The Acidobacteriota bacterium DNA window GACCGTTTGACCGATAAGGTCGCAGTAAACAACTTTGACGGGAATCAACAGGAGTCATGCCTCTGAAGGTCTGTATTTACGAGGACGACAGGTTTGCACAGTTCTACCCGCTTACCTTTCTGCGACCTGTGTACCTGCTGCGCGCCGGCATCGTACCGTTGTTCGAGCGCGCTCACCGGCATTTTGACGGCGCGGAGTTTTGTCTCATCGCGCGCAATTCGCTGGCCCCGCTGGTAGCGGGCCGGGTGCGCGACCTCCCGGTCAACATCGTCAAGCGGGGAGAAGGGGACGTGCTGTTTCTCAACGGCCGGGTCCGCGACTTCGGCAACCTTGCGGCGCTCATTCCGGGAACGCGGCTGTCCACCGTGTTCATCAACCGGGGTGAAACGATCGCGGTTCTGTTCAAGTCTGAATCCGTAGAGGTGTTGCCGCCGATCGTCACGCAGAAGGAGTTTGTTGACCTGTATCGAGCGCAGCGTTCCAACATGGCCGATTTTGAAACTACGGCTACCCTGTACCAGTATCCATGGAACCTGGTCGAGGACATTGAAGCCCGGCTGGAACAGGATTTCGACTTTCTCTCGTCCTCGTTCCCGCCGTCGTCGGCCGTTGTGCACGAAGGGGCGTGGCTGGTCAACAGGACGCGCATTTTCATCGGCGACCAGGCCCGGGTGATGCCGGGGGCGGTGATCGACGCCTCCAAGGGTCCCGTGTATATCGGTATGAACACGCGGGTCGAATCTCACGCCGCCGTCTACGGGCCGTGCTATATCGGTCCCAACTCGGTAGTACTGCCGGGCCGGATTACCGCCTCCTCGATCGGTCACACCTGCCGGGTCGGAGGGGAAATCGAAGAAACGGTCTTCCAGTCGTACGTGAACAAGTACCACGCCGGGTTTATCGGTCACAGCTACGTCGGTTCATGGGTGAACTTCGGTGCTATGACAACCAACTCCGACCTGAAGAACAATTACTCCAACATCACTGTCACGGTGGCGGGCGAGGCGGTCGACACCGGCTCCATCAAGGTGGGGTCGTTTATCGGTGACCACACCAAGTTCGGAATCGGTACACTGCTTAACACCGGCATCAGCATAGGGATATGCTGTAATGTTTACGGCGGCTCGCTGGTTGCGGACAGGGAGGTACCGTCCTTCTCGTGGGGCGGTCCTGACCGCTGGCGCAGGTACC harbors:
- a CDS encoding putative sugar nucleotidyl transferase, whose translation is MPLKVCIYEDDRFAQFYPLTFLRPVYLLRAGIVPLFERAHRHFDGAEFCLIARNSLAPLVAGRVRDLPVNIVKRGEGDVLFLNGRVRDFGNLAALIPGTRLSTVFINRGETIAVLFKSESVEVLPPIVTQKEFVDLYRAQRSNMADFETTATLYQYPWNLVEDIEARLEQDFDFLSSSFPPSSAVVHEGAWLVNRTRIFIGDQARVMPGAVIDASKGPVYIGMNTRVESHAAVYGPCYIGPNSVVLPGRITASSIGHTCRVGGEIEETVFQSYVNKYHAGFIGHSYVGSWVNFGAMTTNSDLKNNYSNITVTVAGEAVDTGSIKVGSFIGDHTKFGIGTLLNTGISIGICCNVYGGSLVADREVPSFSWGGPDRWRRYRFDKAVETARRTCARRDHTLAEAEIKQLKSVSDEAVDTEGIVVF